A single Suricata suricatta isolate VVHF042 chromosome 2, meerkat_22Aug2017_6uvM2_HiC, whole genome shotgun sequence DNA region contains:
- the LCOR gene encoding ligand-dependent corepressor isoform X3 — translation MQRMIQQFAAEYTSKNSSTQDPSQPNSTKNQSLPKASPVTTSPTAATTQNPVLSKLLMADQDSPLDLTVRKSQSEPSEQDGVLDLSTKKSPCAGSTSLSHSPGCSSTQGNGENSTEAIAVDSNNQSKSPLEKFMVKLCTHHQKQFIRVLNDLYTESQPGTEDLPPDSGAMDASTCSAGCAQLGTKHKEKDAVCLDMKSPTSVDLFVDSSGSHSPPHLTEQTLEEPPPETESVDGRQNALTNIQKDSSELPTTKPNSGSSMDSSTLGYLTASNSSSLNFHHIAKSLEGQTTGQEQDTNVKIHEDGKDHMQSSALVESLFAVKGASDNSEESNSCIISQRNSFKALSEEAWDSGFTGNSPRTADKENALLCSSKTPSHQELESSEQDSRPKQENHLHSLGRNKVSYHLHPSDKGQFDHSKDGWLAPSPMPAVHKASNGHSRTKLISTSIKTARKSKRASGLRINDYDNQCDVVYISQPITECHFENQRSILSSRKTARKSTRGYFFNGDCCELPTVRTLARNLHPQEKASCSTLEPEAVVTPKQTLTLSAPGPAVGVQHPREDDHKEPSKEITSLKEGNRDASSEKESQEPEVCAMTNKPSPSSSPRSQETTASSLVSPPPVHLPEEDMPEGSSVVSTPAASGMASPERDQQPVELLEIKEGTVTQDCHLVSSLESISEGGSEDVVSRPHSSPETVSREENPLCSESQSPPGGLEPPLSLGKAEDNQSISTEAETEDTQELDTDPLLKESSTFTNENSNEIEESEKAGGTGKLEGQSSDVKYVSEKDMYDQNIDSSEENLDKKKKGKKLPEASDRCLRSQLPDPSSSDRCLRSQSSDSSSTIPEIKVSKTPSMKRSKKEGCPGETTPEGLLADGLQTKALEDTENPDVNDNPSEKDAEQEGKEGGIITRQTSKNMLAKEVKGEEGGIFPSGDPMTTVGQPLPGERLEIYVQSKLGEKKAHAPLESVPCTFPEQSKEKPEPVPARDTEEVVNEVGGANTQHKDDESDAPSSALGLASGGSGDTAEPPQWVPRLTRLTSSTYNLRHAHSLDSLDTAKVTSEKEAAQGNPKPKENEASENGEPLDENDVDTVIDDQPKFVEWCAEEENQELIANFNAQYARVQKGWIQLEKEAQPTPRSRNKSDKLKEIWKSKKRSRKCRGSLEVQKFSPIQMLFMTNFKLSNVCKWFLETTETRSLVIVKKLNTRLPGDIPPVKHPLQKFSPSSLYPSSLQAERLKKHLKKFPGATPARNNWKTQKLWAKFRENPDQVEPEDGSDVSLGPNSEDSVEEVKESRNTHPPTNSPTPASTRILRKYSNIRGKLRAQQCLIKNEKMESPCGQAVESKQSCKSVCINPLMSPKLALQVDADGFPIKPKSTDGMKGRKGKQASEILLKADVQNKRKRTESGSAQDRKDKGPVVKASKEKHSDGSTKTPAAKKPAARDRTSQLPKKTSLKENKVKIPKKAPGKNCPPARREKENTNKRPAQPAASETVTKPAKQKGAGESSSRPQKATIRKQSSGKSRARPLTKTPESSAAQRKRKLKAKLDSSHGKRRRLDAK, via the coding sequence TGAGAATTCAACAGAGGCCATAGCAGTAGACTCTAACAATCAGTCCAAGTCCCCACTGGAGAAGTTTATGGTCAAACTGTGCACCCATCATCAGAAGCAGTTCATTCGTGTTCTGAACGACCTATACACCGAATCCCAGCCGGGCACAGAGGACCTGCCACCTGATTCTGGAGCAATGGATGCATCCACTTGTAGTGCTGGCTGTGCCCAGCTAGGCACCAAACATAAGGAAAAGGATGCTGTGTGTCTCGATATGAAGTCTCCTACTTCTGTAGATTTGTTTGTAGACTCCTCGGGCTCTCACAGCCCTCCACACTTGACAGAACAGACCCTGGAGGAGCCCCCTCCCGAGACAGAGTCTGTAGATGGAAGACAAAATGCCTTGACTAATATCCAGAAGGATTCCTCTGAACTTCCAACCACTAAGCCTAATTCTGGTAGTTCAATGGATAGTTCCACTCTGGGATACCTCACTGCATCGAATTCTTCCTCATTAAACTTCCACCACATCGCTAAGAGCTTGGAGGGGCAAACCACTGGACAGGAGCAAGACACAAATGTGAAAATACACGAGGATGGGAAAGACCATATGCAGAGCTCAGCTTTAGTAGAAAGTCTGTTTGCAGTAAAAGGGGCATCTGACAATAGTGAGGAGAGCAACAGCTGtattatttctcaaagaaattcATTCAAAGCTTTATCAGAAGAGGCTTGGGACTCAGGGTTTACCGGGAATTCACCTAGAACTGCTGACAAAGAGAATGCTTTACTGTGTAGCTCGAAAACACCTTCGCACCAGGAGTTAGAGTCCAGTGAACAAGATTCACGGCCAAAACAAGAGAACCATCTTCACTCACTGGGAAGAAATAAGGTGAGTTATCATTTACATCCCAGTGATAAGGGCCAGTTTGATCATTCCAAAGATGGTTGGTTAGCCCCCAGCCCGATGCCAGCTGTACACAAAGCATCTAATGGACATTCACGAACCAAGCTGATATCAACCTCCATTAAGACAGCTCGGAAAAGTAAAAGGGCATCAGGGTTGAGGATAAACGATTATGATAACCAGTGTGATGTTGTTTATATCAGTCAGCCAATAACGGAATGCCACTTTGAGAATCAAAGATCAATATTATCATCTCGGAAAACAGCCAGAAAGAGTACTCGAGGATATTTTTTCAATGGTGATTGCTGTGAGCTGCCAACTGTTCGCACACTGGCCAGAAATTTACACCCCCAAGAGAAAGCGAGCTGTTCAACGCTGGAACCGGAGGCAGTGGTCACTCCCAAGCAGACCCTTACACTTTCAGCCCCTGGACCCGCCGTGGGTGTGCAGCATCCCAGAGAGGATGACCACAAAGAACCTAGTAAAGAAATAACCTCCCtcaaggaaggaaacagagatgcTTCCTCTGAGAAGGAATCTCAAGAGCCTGAGGTTTGCGCCATGACAAATAAACCAAGTCCAAGCAGCTCTCCTAGGTCCCAGGAAACGACAGCCTCCAGCCTGGTGTCACCTCCCCCTGTTCACCTTCCTGAAGAGGACATGCCAGAAGGCAGCTCCGTGGTCTCAACTCCTGCAGCAAGTGGGATGGCTTCCCCTGAACGAGACCAGCAACCAGTTGAACTGCTGGAAATCAAAGAGGGGACTGTCACCCAAGACTGTCACTTGGTTTCCTCTCTTGAGAGCATTTCTGAGGGAGGCAGTGAAGATGTTGTTTCTAGGCCTCATTCTTCTCCTGAAACAGTCAGTAGAGAGgaaaatcctctgtgctcagAAAGTCAGAGTCCCCCAGGGGGCTTAGAGCCTCCTCTGAGCCTGGGAAAAGCTGAAGACAACCAAAGCATCAGTACTGAGGCTGAGACTGAAGACACTCAGGAGCTAGATACTGACCCACTCTTGAAGGAAAGCAGCACTTTTACTAATGAAAACTCCAATGAAATTGAGGAAAGTGAGAAAGCAGGTGGTACAGGAAAATTAGAAGGACAGAGCAGTGATGTAAAATATGTTTCAGAAAAAGATATGTATGATCAAAACATTGACTCATCCGAAGAGAATTtggacaagaagaaaaaaggtaaaaaactCCCAGAGGCTTCTGACAGGTGCCTAAGAAGTCAGCTTCCAGATCCTTCCTCCTCTGATAGGTGCCTAAGAAGTCAAAGTTCGGATTCATCCTCCACTATTCCTGAGATCAAGGTTTCCAAAACTCCTAGTATGAAACGTTCTAAAAAAGAAGGGTGCCCTGGTGAGACAACACCTGAGGGCCTTCTGGCAGACGGTCTCCAGACGAAAGCTCTGGAGGACACCGAAAACCCAGATGTCAATGACAACCCCTCTGAGAAAGATGCTGAGCAGGAGGGCAAAGAAGGTGGGATCATTACCAGGCAGACTTCTAAAAACATGCTGGCAAAAGAAGtcaaaggggaagaaggaggtaTTTTCCCCAGCGGTGATCCCATGACCACAGTAGGCCAGCCCTTGCCTGGAGAAAGACTGGAAATCTATGTTCAGTCTAAGTTAGGTGAGAAAAAGGCTCATGCTCCCTTGGAAAGTGTTCCTTGTACTTTCCCAGAACAATCAAAAGAGAAACCAGAACCAGTTCCTGCACGCGATACAGAGGAGGTTGTGAATGAGGTCGGCGGTGCAAATACCCAGCATAAAGATGACGAGAGTGATGCGCCATCCAGTGCACTTGGCTTAGCAAGTGGTGGAAGTGGTGATACGGCCGAGCCCCCACAGTGGGTCCCGAGGCTTACAAGACTGACCTCTTCTACCTACAACCTCAGACATGCTCATTCTCTGGACTCCTTGGATACTGCGAAAGTGACTTCAGAAAAGGAAGCAGCACAGGGAAACCCAAAGccaaaggaaaatgaagcttCAGAGAATGGAGAGCCCTTAGACGAGAATGATGTGGACACAGTGATAGATGACCAGCCAAAGTTTGTAGAATGGTGCGCGGAGGAGGAGAACCAAGAGCTCATTGCCAACTTCAATGCCCAGTACGCGAGAGTCCAGAAAGGCTGGATCCAGTTGGAGAAGGAAGCTCAGCCAACGCCAAGATCAAGGAACAAGTCAGATAAACTGAAGGAGatttggaaaagcaaaaaaaggtCACGGAAATGTAGGGGTTCATTGGAGGTTCAAAAGTTTTCTCCTATTCAGATGCTGTTTATGACAAACTTTAAATTATCTAATGTTTGCAAATGGTTCTTAGAGACAACTGAAACCCGGTCTCTGGTGATCGTGAAGAAGCTCAATACTCGTCTTCCAGGAGACATCCCCCCTGTCAAGCATCCTCTACAGAAGTTCTCTCCTTCCAGTCTGTACCCCAGCTCACTACAGGCTGAACGCTTGAAAAAACACTTGAAGAAATTTCCTGGAGCTACTCCTGCCAGGAACAATTGGAAAACACAGAAGCTATGGGCTAAATTTCGAGAGAATCCGGATCAAGTGGAGCCAGAGGACGGCAGTGATGTCAGCCTCGGTCCCAATTCTGAAGACAGCGTAGAAGAGGTCAAGGAAAGTAGAAATACCCATCCTCCCACAAACTCACCTACCCCAGCCAGTACTCGGATCCTCAGAAAATACTCCAATATTCGAGgaaagctcagagcccagcagtgTTTGATcaagaatgagaaaatggagagccCATGTGGACAAGCTGTGGAGAGTAAACAGAGTTGTAAGAGTGTCTGCATCAACCCTCTGATGTCCCCCAAGCTTGCCCTGCAGGTGGATGCAGATGGGTTTCCCATTAAGCCCAAGAGCACTGATggaatgaagggaaggaaagggaagcaggCGTCTGAAATCTTGCTGAAAGCAGACGTGCAGAATAAACGCAAGAGGACAGAAAGCGGCAGCGCTCAGGACAGGAAGGACAAGGGACCTGTGGTGAAAGCCAGCAAAGAAAAGCATAGTGATGGATCCACCAAAACCCCTGCTGCCAAGAAGCCAGCTGCAAGGGACAGAACCAGCCAACTGCCCAAAAAGACATCCTTGAAAGAGAATAAAGTGAAGATCCCCAAAAAGGCCCCTGGGAAGAACTGCCCTCCCGctaggagggaaaaagaaaatacaaacaaaagacCTGCCCAGCCAGCTGCCTCGGAGACAGTGACGAAGCCTGCAAAGCAAAAGGGGGCAGGTGAATCCTCTTCAAGGCCACAGAAAGCCACCATCAGGAAGCAGAGCAGTGGAAAGTCTCGGGCCAGACCCTTGACGAAAACCCCAGAGAGCAGTGCGGCCCAGAGAAAGCGAAAGCTGAAGGCAAAGCTGGACTCTTCCCACGGCAAACGGAGACGGCTGGATGCAAAGTGA